In the genome of Chryseobacterium arthrosphaerae, one region contains:
- a CDS encoding tetratricopeptide repeat protein translates to MYDKLQQLFYRGELDQCISEGELYLLSHPEDEEVLFLMAVAYHDIVYYDGHEEVYEAIRDHVIPYLRRILQLNPNNQKALYNILSYPLDNEYTLMQIGRSKKHITRDNKNEFISYAERMLEDPEYAGYGYDFLVKIYESLEENQALLNSLEAGIYYFGKDADNRELKDKNTSLFWIKKIYLLDREKKVSGEELVAVIEQGLSTFVSRNEYDFINLADIAYENNAPDLSLKIMLKAIKGENSSAFIHEKLVEWHQRFAELIQNGFSNPDVFYYQLIIERNYSDILNIAPDFYYHHAMEVISSHPELFSGYHFAGTYLYENGRYAEAIPLLEKATAISSNATAWRRKAESEYHLYKTVTAEIPEFSDDPADIYNEGVYMNEFIDELEDGNDRLQWTEVSRTVYEQAYEAFRKYFEEGKWESDYHNDLHTRAMCCNNLAIKYSLLGDRHAAATIASEGLRYSEFIELHLVLIDALLDGGNYGKAEEALTAYFSLYGECEEYFYKNLYYKARRIQLYGISGGNNVCREAEDLLTYIYRHSMENPEIDDYDYRDLEAGKNILEGILFEDLHTKDPDTRRSYYEQVAERFPQEPNPQYALMQIYNEEQNHAKVASAARNYLVNKKEFLLDAFDKAKTIYMIVKSDFLQGSYSEAASVFSQYDAECGEAMDPEDYVLWLSYGIRSYEKLKNKDQTLLLADRFTGIYNNEEWGYDDLTESVELAKAVVLYQSGNLKEAHAILDQVRSVSDYDPVADEYKASWKKPGLFSKFGF, encoded by the coding sequence GAAGATGAAGAGGTCTTATTTTTAATGGCAGTGGCTTATCATGATATTGTTTATTATGACGGGCATGAAGAGGTTTATGAAGCGATCAGGGATCACGTCATTCCTTATCTTCGCAGAATCCTGCAGTTGAATCCCAATAATCAGAAAGCTTTATACAATATTCTGAGCTATCCTTTAGACAATGAATATACCCTGATGCAGATAGGAAGAAGCAAGAAACATATCACCCGGGATAATAAAAATGAATTTATAAGCTATGCGGAACGTATGCTGGAAGATCCTGAATATGCCGGATATGGGTATGATTTTCTGGTTAAAATATATGAATCACTGGAAGAAAACCAGGCCCTTCTGAACAGCCTTGAAGCCGGCATATATTATTTCGGGAAAGATGCTGATAACCGGGAGCTGAAAGATAAGAACACCTCCTTATTCTGGATCAAAAAAATCTACCTTCTCGATCGTGAAAAAAAGGTTTCCGGAGAAGAGCTCGTTGCTGTTATTGAGCAGGGGCTTTCTACATTTGTAAGCAGGAATGAATATGATTTTATCAACCTTGCAGATATTGCCTATGAAAATAATGCTCCGGATCTTTCGCTGAAAATCATGCTGAAGGCAATTAAAGGTGAAAATTCCTCTGCATTCATCCATGAAAAACTGGTGGAATGGCATCAGCGTTTTGCAGAACTTATTCAGAATGGGTTCAGTAATCCCGACGTTTTCTACTACCAGCTGATCATTGAACGGAATTACAGTGATATCCTGAATATTGCTCCGGATTTCTATTATCATCATGCCATGGAAGTGATCAGCAGCCACCCGGAACTTTTCTCAGGATATCATTTTGCCGGAACCTATCTTTACGAAAACGGACGTTATGCTGAAGCTATTCCCTTATTGGAAAAAGCCACTGCAATATCATCAAATGCCACAGCCTGGAGACGAAAAGCAGAATCGGAATATCACCTGTATAAAACCGTTACTGCTGAAATTCCTGAGTTTTCCGATGATCCGGCAGACATCTATAACGAAGGCGTATATATGAATGAATTTATAGATGAACTGGAGGATGGGAATGACAGACTTCAATGGACCGAAGTGAGCCGCACGGTCTATGAGCAGGCTTATGAAGCCTTCCGGAAATATTTTGAGGAAGGAAAGTGGGAGAGTGATTATCACAATGATCTGCATACAAGGGCAATGTGCTGTAATAATTTAGCCATTAAATATTCATTATTGGGTGATCGTCATGCTGCTGCCACAATTGCTTCTGAAGGACTTCGGTATTCAGAATTTATAGAGCTTCATCTGGTCCTGATTGACGCTTTGCTGGATGGAGGAAACTATGGAAAAGCAGAAGAAGCACTTACTGCCTATTTCAGTCTTTATGGGGAGTGTGAAGAATATTTTTACAAAAATCTATATTACAAAGCACGGCGGATTCAGCTATATGGAATTTCGGGAGGCAATAATGTCTGCCGGGAAGCTGAGGACTTGCTTACCTATATCTACCGGCACAGCATGGAAAATCCGGAAATTGATGATTATGATTACAGGGATCTGGAAGCCGGTAAAAATATATTGGAAGGCATTCTGTTTGAAGATTTGCACACAAAAGATCCGGATACAAGAAGATCTTATTATGAACAGGTTGCGGAACGTTTTCCACAGGAGCCCAATCCTCAGTATGCCCTGATGCAGATTTACAACGAGGAGCAGAACCATGCAAAAGTGGCTTCAGCAGCCAGGAATTATCTCGTTAATAAAAAAGAATTCCTTTTAGATGCTTTTGATAAAGCCAAAACCATTTATATGATTGTAAAAAGCGATTTTCTGCAGGGAAGTTATTCCGAAGCCGCTTCTGTATTCAGTCAATACGATGCTGAATGCGGGGAAGCGATGGATCCGGAAGATTATGTATTGTGGTTAAGCTATGGAATCAGGTCTTATGAAAAGCTGAAGAATAAAGATCAGACATTATTGCTGGCAGACCGGTTTACAGGCATCTACAATAATGAAGAATGGGGCTATGATGATCTCACGGAAAGTGTTGAACTGGCAAAAGCAGTGGTGCTCTATCAGTCAGGGAATTTAAAAGAAGCCCATGCGATATTGGATCAGGTGCGTTCGGTTTCAGATTATGATCCTGTTGCTGATGAATATAAAGCTTCATGGAAGAAACCGGGACTGTTTTCCAAATTCGGTTTTTAA